From Pseudovibrio sp. Tun.PSC04-5.I4, a single genomic window includes:
- a CDS encoding phage tail tube protein: MADGKGRLLLLKLADGADPEGFSNLAGIKTRNLSINNSLADVTVPDRDVPEGIVYSSMVYGIQSVSFSGSGISDDSATSKQLNAACLEQTQINAKVVVPGIGEYAGVILIESMEFSGETEGGAEFSISVKFTGKITFTAE, translated from the coding sequence ATGGCAGACGGAAAAGGTCGGTTACTTCTTTTAAAACTCGCCGATGGTGCAGATCCTGAGGGGTTCTCAAATCTGGCTGGAATTAAAACCAGAAACCTGTCCATCAACAACTCCTTAGCGGATGTAACCGTGCCAGATCGTGATGTGCCTGAGGGGATTGTTTATTCCTCCATGGTGTACGGCATTCAATCGGTGTCATTTTCCGGATCAGGTATCAGCGATGATAGTGCAACCAGCAAACAGCTGAACGCTGCTTGTCTGGAGCAAACACAGATCAACGCTAAAGTTGTTGTTCCCGGCATCGGGGAATATGCGGGTGTGATCCTCATCGAAAGCATGGAGTTCTCAGGCGAAACCGAAGGTGGTGCGGAATTCAGTATCTCGGTCAAGTTCACGGGCAAGATCACCTTTACTGCGGAGTAG
- a CDS encoding LysR family transcriptional regulator, translating to MNRINQYTVDGRLLAMFVAVYETGSVTASARSLNVTQSTVSHGLNRLRDITGDALFVPMGRGITPTEKADLLVEDARRILLDLAKFSQSDVYDPSIETRAFVIAANDYEIEVIVKPLIARLRESAPNAQIQIIRALAQDEWADLLRSGSVDLVLAPELTSDQMDIKQQLIISDDIDVCYYDPNHGRSPNTLDLYCVAQHVVMMPGRFGKTRVDSVLAELGRQRRIAVSVPSFASVATILRGSKLVAMMPLGLKTTTFSDLAFCPPPFAIPSDTISQIWHIRADASPRHRWLRSQVRTTICND from the coding sequence ATGAACAGAATTAATCAATATACCGTGGATGGTCGTTTGTTGGCCATGTTTGTCGCTGTCTACGAAACAGGTTCGGTGACCGCATCAGCACGATCATTAAACGTGACACAATCCACTGTCAGTCACGGTTTAAACCGGTTGCGAGACATCACCGGAGACGCCCTGTTCGTGCCGATGGGACGTGGTATAACCCCGACGGAAAAGGCTGATCTTTTGGTCGAGGATGCGCGCCGGATCTTACTGGACTTGGCAAAATTTTCGCAATCCGATGTATATGATCCCAGCATAGAAACACGCGCTTTTGTAATTGCCGCGAACGACTATGAAATCGAAGTTATTGTGAAGCCACTCATTGCGCGTCTGCGTGAAAGCGCCCCAAATGCCCAAATTCAGATCATACGCGCACTTGCTCAGGATGAATGGGCTGATTTGTTACGGTCGGGCAGTGTCGATTTGGTACTGGCTCCGGAACTGACCTCTGACCAAATGGACATAAAACAACAACTCATAATAAGCGATGATATAGACGTTTGTTATTATGACCCAAACCACGGTCGCAGCCCAAACACATTGGATCTGTATTGCGTGGCGCAACACGTTGTGATGATGCCTGGTAGATTTGGTAAAACACGTGTTGATAGCGTTCTCGCCGAATTGGGGCGCCAGCGCCGTATAGCTGTCAGTGTTCCAAGTTTTGCGTCTGTGGCGACGATTCTGCGTGGAAGTAAGTTGGTTGCGATGATGCCGCTTGGCCTCAAAACTACGACATTTTCAGACTTGGCATTCTGTCCACCACCTTTTGCAATCCCAAGTGATACGATATCACAGATATGGCACATAAGAGCAGACGCTTCCCCGCGTCATCGCTGGTTACGCTCTCAAGTGCGTACAACAATCTGCAATGACTGA
- a CDS encoding phage major capsid protein: MKKKYLMPAICLAALTLARPDAVVGSVRNDLNTEQMLKKVNQKLDDVTSSIKSTAEDALKQAKQSGEVSAESKATADKLLTEQTALNKTVEELKNSLEGIKSQTLEISQQVAEGGGSGSTPVMTLGQAFVAQEDKIKAFASNGAKGSLLIDVSNAITTAAGSAGGLIYHEEERDPVRMPRRRLLIRDLLTAGRTSSDQVSYRKHVLRDNNAAMVAEGAAMPVSSYGWEKAKTDVKKIAHHTNITEEALADADYLQTEIDTELRYGLDLEEEKQILAGDGAGENFKGLLTEATDFAAPDGLPNATRIDRLRLAILQIALADYIATSFVMNPTDWAGIDLLKDAQSRYIFGNPVAQTTPMLWGKDVVESNTMSAGEWLAGDLAMAATYYDRQDAEVLISSEHGSNFIEDMLTMKVRKRAALALKRAAAIVTGDFAFAQV; this comes from the coding sequence ATGAAGAAGAAGTATTTGATGCCCGCCATTTGCCTGGCGGCCCTTACCCTTGCGCGTCCAGATGCTGTTGTTGGATCCGTACGTAATGATTTAAATACAGAGCAGATGCTGAAAAAGGTCAATCAGAAGCTGGATGACGTTACAAGCAGCATTAAATCCACGGCAGAAGATGCGCTGAAGCAGGCCAAACAGTCTGGCGAGGTCTCTGCGGAATCCAAAGCGACAGCCGATAAACTTCTCACCGAACAGACAGCTTTGAACAAGACAGTTGAAGAGCTGAAAAACTCGCTGGAAGGGATTAAAAGCCAGACACTGGAAATCTCCCAGCAAGTTGCTGAAGGAGGAGGTTCGGGATCAACTCCGGTTATGACACTGGGGCAGGCGTTTGTGGCTCAGGAAGATAAAATCAAGGCTTTTGCCAGCAACGGCGCAAAGGGCAGTCTGCTGATTGATGTTTCCAATGCGATCACAACGGCAGCAGGATCGGCTGGTGGTCTGATCTATCATGAAGAAGAGCGCGATCCGGTTCGCATGCCGCGTCGGCGTTTGCTCATTCGTGATCTGCTTACAGCAGGGCGGACCAGTTCTGATCAGGTGAGTTATCGCAAGCATGTGCTGCGCGATAATAATGCGGCAATGGTGGCTGAAGGTGCGGCCATGCCCGTATCCAGCTACGGCTGGGAGAAGGCAAAGACTGACGTCAAGAAGATTGCCCACCACACCAACATCACAGAGGAAGCTCTGGCAGATGCCGATTACCTGCAAACAGAAATCGACACAGAGTTGCGTTATGGGCTGGATCTGGAAGAAGAAAAGCAAATCCTTGCAGGGGATGGGGCAGGTGAGAACTTTAAGGGTCTGCTGACAGAAGCGACCGATTTTGCAGCACCAGACGGTTTGCCGAATGCCACGCGTATTGATCGCTTGCGTCTTGCTATTCTTCAAATTGCTTTGGCAGATTATATCGCCACGTCGTTCGTTATGAACCCTACAGACTGGGCAGGGATCGACCTTCTGAAAGATGCGCAAAGCCGTTACATCTTCGGCAATCCTGTGGCCCAAACCACGCCGATGCTCTGGGGTAAGGATGTAGTGGAATCCAATACCATGTCTGCAGGAGAGTGGCTGGCAGGCGATCTTGCTATGGCGGCAACCTATTATGATCGTCAGGATGCTGAAGTTCTGATTTCTTCAGAGCATGGCAGCAACTTCATTGAAGACATGCTGACCATGAAAGTCCGCAAGCGGGCAGCTCTTGCCCTCAAACGGGCTGCGGCCATAGTCACCGGCGACTTTGCGTTCGCCCAAGTCTAA
- a CDS encoding DUF3168 domain-containing protein has translation MTGYAVDLQRRLFNALIDAGSAAKSVIDHPSSDVKDDQYPFIVIGEWQTIPNDVTGAHGSYEYVDVHIWSRAHGQSETKEIIAKIYGNLHDADFAVEGLSSCFSFIESTRVMSDPDGNTRHGVITVKFHCRKA, from the coding sequence ATGACTGGTTACGCAGTCGATCTACAGCGCAGGCTTTTTAACGCGCTGATAGATGCAGGATCGGCTGCAAAGTCAGTCATCGACCACCCCAGCTCTGACGTTAAGGATGATCAGTACCCGTTCATAGTGATCGGTGAATGGCAGACGATACCCAATGACGTCACAGGTGCTCATGGATCATATGAGTATGTTGATGTTCACATCTGGTCTCGTGCTCACGGTCAGTCTGAGACCAAAGAAATAATCGCAAAAATCTATGGGAACTTACACGATGCCGACTTCGCGGTTGAAGGGCTGAGTTCCTGCTTCTCGTTTATTGAGAGCACACGCGTCATGAGTGACCCTGACGGGAACACGCGGCATGGAGTCATAACGGTGAAATTCCATTGTAGAAAGGCATAG
- a CDS encoding glycoside hydrolase family 108 protein, with product MKHTFELVLSELLSIEGGFSNRSRKADPGGPTNYGITQGTLSAWRGQPVSVQEVKQMNESEAIEIYRAQYWDAVKGDKLPLGLDYAMFDFTVNSGPSRAVKTLQTILGVGVDGVLGFETLAAIHTRSDILLIGALSEERLKFMKKLRNWSYNKNGWSKRVKTVKQRSLELALHKSPELKPPTMTAKDAVIEDVGAKARGEDTSALSAFLTPEGITKASIAASGFSGILAGSGPLQWGFAFALIAAVCIGGYLMIQKARVA from the coding sequence ATGAAACATACCTTCGAACTTGTCCTGTCTGAACTGCTCAGCATTGAAGGCGGTTTTTCTAATCGCAGCCGTAAAGCTGATCCGGGAGGGCCAACCAACTACGGTATCACGCAGGGGACTTTGAGCGCGTGGCGCGGTCAGCCTGTGAGTGTTCAAGAAGTCAAGCAGATGAATGAATCCGAGGCCATTGAGATCTATCGTGCTCAATACTGGGATGCTGTAAAGGGCGATAAGCTCCCTCTTGGTCTTGATTACGCGATGTTTGATTTTACCGTGAACTCTGGTCCTAGCCGTGCGGTGAAGACGCTGCAAACCATTCTAGGTGTTGGAGTTGATGGGGTCTTAGGGTTTGAGACGCTTGCTGCTATTCACACTCGGTCGGATATCTTGTTGATTGGGGCACTGAGCGAAGAGCGTTTGAAGTTCATGAAGAAATTGCGGAACTGGTCGTACAATAAAAACGGTTGGTCCAAGCGTGTGAAGACCGTAAAACAGCGATCCCTTGAACTTGCGCTACATAAATCCCCTGAACTAAAGCCGCCAACTATGACTGCAAAGGATGCAGTCATAGAAGATGTTGGAGCCAAAGCGCGTGGGGAAGACACCAGTGCGTTGAGTGCGTTCCTTACCCCTGAGGGGATTACAAAAGCCAGCATCGCGGCTTCTGGTTTTTCCGGCATCCTGGCCGGCTCTGGACCTTTGCAATGGGGCTTTGCTTTTGCGCTGATAGCTGCCGTTTGCATCGGTGGGTATCTGATGATCCAGAAAGCGCGAGTGGCATAG
- a CDS encoding DNA adenine methylase — protein MNLFGEVAPVKSEPVAPYLGGKSQLASRIIGQINQVPHLSFVDVFCGMGGVFFRRTSIPKCEVINDINSELVTFFRVLRSHKPEFLRSLEYMFSSRQEFEALRDASLDHLTDIQRAVRFYYLQRLAFGGKSVCQAFGVALERPSRFNANRALSNIELVSGRLSAVTIENLDWRACLERYDATQTLFYLDPPYWGGEKDYGKGIFERSHFEEMADLLSKIKGRFILSMNDREEVRKTFDGFRQDDVSLNYSIAKEAGKHVLELIISK, from the coding sequence ATGAATTTATTTGGAGAAGTCGCTCCGGTCAAATCTGAACCGGTGGCACCCTATCTTGGCGGCAAAAGTCAGCTTGCGTCCCGTATCATCGGTCAGATCAATCAAGTCCCGCACCTGAGCTTTGTTGATGTGTTCTGCGGCATGGGTGGGGTGTTCTTCCGCCGCACATCAATCCCCAAATGTGAGGTGATTAACGACATCAACAGTGAACTTGTCACCTTCTTTCGGGTACTGCGTTCGCACAAGCCAGAGTTCTTACGTAGCCTGGAGTACATGTTTTCATCACGTCAAGAGTTTGAGGCGCTTCGCGATGCCAGCCTTGATCACCTGACCGACATTCAAAGAGCTGTGCGGTTCTATTATCTGCAAAGGTTGGCGTTTGGAGGTAAGTCCGTATGTCAGGCATTTGGGGTCGCTTTGGAGCGTCCCTCAAGATTCAATGCAAACCGGGCGCTGAGTAATATTGAGCTGGTATCTGGCAGACTGTCCGCTGTGACGATTGAAAACCTTGACTGGCGTGCCTGCCTTGAACGCTATGACGCTACCCAGACCTTGTTCTATTTAGATCCGCCGTACTGGGGCGGGGAAAAAGATTATGGCAAAGGCATCTTTGAACGCTCACACTTTGAGGAGATGGCTGATCTTTTATCAAAGATCAAAGGTCGCTTTATCCTCTCGATGAATGACAGGGAGGAGGTTCGAAAGACGTTTGATGGCTTCCGGCAAGACGACGTTAGCTTGAACTATTCCATCGCCAAGGAGGCAGGTAAGCATGTGTTAGAACTCATCATTTCAAAATGA
- a CDS encoding tetratricopeptide repeat protein, protein MQLRFLKVVLGALVTLVPFILLSLAYGYDLHAITKGAEQGKAYAQHNLGVLYEIGEGVPKDYDQAVKWYRLAAEQGHSKAQYNLGIMYGTGKGVPQDDVKAEKWFRLAAEQGYTDAQIILGFMYGTGKGVPQDDVQAEKWFRLAAEEAKATAQNKLGNMYYFGNGVTQDDVKAVEWYRLAAEQGYAYAQYNLGVLCETGIGEPQNDAQAVKWYRLAAEQGHSKAQYNLGVMYAEGRGESQDHKSAYIWFFIAEVNGIVGAKQNRDRAAKRLTQQELSQAQREIAVHFEQLRGM, encoded by the coding sequence ATGCAGTTACGCTTTCTTAAAGTAGTTCTAGGGGCTTTGGTCACTTTAGTGCCATTCATACTTCTCTCTCTCGCGTACGGGTACGATCTCCATGCCATCACCAAGGGTGCTGAGCAGGGCAAGGCCTACGCGCAACATAATCTCGGGGTCCTGTACGAAATCGGAGAAGGCGTGCCGAAGGACTATGATCAAGCTGTAAAATGGTACCGTCTTGCAGCTGAGCAAGGCCATTCCAAGGCGCAATATAATCTCGGGATCATGTACGGCACCGGTAAAGGCGTGCCGCAGGATGATGTTAAAGCTGAAAAATGGTTCCGTCTTGCCGCTGAGCAGGGCTATACCGACGCGCAAATTATTCTCGGATTCATGTACGGCACCGGTAAAGGCGTGCCGCAGGATGATGTTCAAGCTGAAAAATGGTTCCGTCTTGCCGCTGAGGAGGCTAAGGCCACCGCCCAAAATAAACTCGGGAATATGTACTACTTCGGAAATGGCGTTACGCAGGACGATGTTAAAGCTGTAGAATGGTACCGTCTTGCCGCTGAACAGGGCTATGCCTACGCCCAATATAATCTCGGGGTTCTGTGCGAAACCGGAATAGGCGAGCCGCAGAACGATGCTCAGGCAGTAAAATGGTACCGTCTTGCAGCTGAGCAGGGCCATTCCAAGGCGCAATATAATCTCGGGGTCATGTACGCAGAAGGACGAGGCGAGTCGCAGGACCACAAAAGCGCATACATTTGGTTTTTTATCGCAGAAGTAAATGGAATTGTGGGCGCAAAACAGAATAGAGATAGGGCTGCAAAGCGCCTTACGCAGCAAGAACTATCGCAAGCCCAAAGGGAGATTGCGGTACACTTTGAGCAGTTGAGGGGCATGTGA
- a CDS encoding head-tail connector protein: MDSTSIPTLKTAPATLPVSVADIKAHLAVDFDDNDDLIKSYLSAAVSRLDGYRGELKRCLINQTWEQSFCGWPCIEPFRLWFPDISRAQISYESEDGGLEQVDPSVLELAGSVEGSDLYLAKSFALPRLNAAKKHPVKIAYVTGFGEQPEDVPAAIGAAIKMMVGHMYNAREDVVIGSIAISVPHSSKFMLEPYRRFVW; the protein is encoded by the coding sequence ATGGACAGCACTTCAATTCCAACATTGAAAACAGCACCTGCCACACTGCCTGTCAGTGTTGCTGATATCAAAGCTCATCTGGCCGTTGACTTCGATGATAATGACGATCTTATTAAATCCTATCTGAGCGCTGCCGTCTCCCGTCTTGACGGGTATCGAGGCGAGCTCAAGCGCTGCCTCATCAACCAGACATGGGAGCAAAGCTTTTGTGGCTGGCCATGCATCGAGCCCTTCAGGCTTTGGTTCCCAGATATCTCCCGTGCGCAGATTTCCTATGAGAGTGAGGATGGTGGTTTAGAGCAGGTGGACCCATCCGTGCTTGAGCTGGCCGGCAGCGTTGAGGGATCCGATCTGTATCTGGCAAAGAGCTTTGCCTTGCCACGCTTGAACGCGGCTAAAAAGCACCCGGTTAAGATCGCGTATGTCACCGGCTTTGGCGAACAGCCGGAAGATGTTCCGGCGGCAATCGGGGCCGCGATTAAAATGATGGTCGGTCATATGTACAACGCTCGCGAGGATGTGGTGATCGGCAGCATCGCGATTTCAGTTCCTCATTCCTCCAAGTTTATGCTTGAACCCTACCGGCGCTTTGTCTGGTAG
- a CDS encoding HK97-gp10 family putative phage morphogenesis protein translates to MADGVKTSSNIKVVMARLRKIAPNVDQHIEKVQKKSSTELASMASSAAPQRSGQLSRSLKARKAGSDETFGEKETFKSQSGWVVTAWFTWHWIEFGTKNHSAQPFFFPAYRLIRKRHVGRMNRALNKAIKDALK, encoded by the coding sequence ATGGCGGACGGTGTGAAAACCTCCTCTAATATTAAAGTGGTTATGGCCCGGCTTCGAAAAATCGCCCCAAACGTTGACCAGCATATTGAGAAGGTTCAGAAAAAATCTTCTACAGAGCTGGCTAGCATGGCCAGTTCCGCAGCTCCCCAAAGAAGCGGGCAATTGTCCCGCTCACTGAAAGCCAGAAAAGCCGGTTCTGATGAAACTTTCGGGGAGAAAGAAACCTTCAAGAGCCAGTCAGGCTGGGTGGTTACAGCTTGGTTTACCTGGCATTGGATTGAGTTCGGAACAAAGAACCATTCCGCTCAACCGTTCTTCTTTCCTGCCTACAGGCTTATCCGCAAACGTCATGTCGGGCGTATGAACAGAGCCTTGAACAAGGCTATCAAGGATGCCCTCAAATGA
- a CDS encoding nuclear transport factor 2 family protein has translation MSIKTKFLATTTSLALLFSVPAFADQRNIDVDTQASIKLAESFYQDVLVYRNLDNFSKYVGDVYTQHATAYGDGPEQMLAAVTHELNADPGVQVDLYRTIAEGPYVAIQSVWTASSGEEHVYVDIWRRENGVLMEHWDHFQQVPEESANKNTMYQGPGTDIYTANQDVERNRERAIAVLNSFENPADTSAVTDYVSAEEYIQHNPNVPDGRDALIGYLDSIAQSNTRLEVEIAKTIAMGDMVLVHSKQTNLDTEDDLGFGYMDIFRFNDEGQIVEHWDIEEAQTGESANDNDVFGYSDN, from the coding sequence ATGTCAATTAAGACCAAATTCCTCGCGACGACAACAAGCTTGGCGCTTTTGTTTTCGGTCCCTGCATTTGCAGATCAGCGCAACATTGATGTAGACACACAAGCGTCAATCAAGCTGGCTGAAAGCTTTTATCAAGACGTTCTGGTTTATCGGAATCTTGATAATTTCAGCAAATATGTTGGTGACGTTTACACTCAACATGCTACGGCCTATGGCGACGGCCCTGAACAAATGCTGGCGGCTGTTACCCATGAATTGAACGCCGACCCAGGGGTGCAAGTTGACCTTTATCGTACGATTGCCGAGGGCCCTTATGTGGCGATCCAGTCTGTTTGGACAGCAAGCAGCGGTGAAGAACATGTATATGTAGATATCTGGCGTCGCGAAAATGGCGTTTTGATGGAACACTGGGATCACTTCCAACAGGTTCCAGAAGAATCGGCCAATAAAAACACAATGTATCAAGGCCCAGGTACTGACATCTATACCGCAAACCAAGATGTAGAACGTAACCGCGAACGTGCCATTGCTGTCCTGAATTCATTTGAAAATCCAGCAGATACATCCGCGGTAACGGATTATGTTTCTGCCGAAGAATACATCCAGCACAATCCCAATGTGCCTGATGGCCGTGACGCACTTATTGGTTATTTGGATAGCATCGCTCAAAGCAACACACGTCTTGAAGTTGAGATCGCGAAAACCATCGCAATGGGCGATATGGTGTTGGTTCATTCCAAGCAAACGAACCTCGATACAGAAGATGATCTGGGCTTTGGTTACATGGATATCTTCCGTTTCAATGACGAAGGTCAAATCGTGGAACATTGGGATATCGAAGAAGCGCAAACTGGCGAATCTGCGAATGACAATGATGTGTTCGGCTATTCTGACAACTAA
- a CDS encoding DUF6538 domain-containing protein — MARHPRLYRRGATYYHRAAVPVDIQDTYPKTEETFSLRTSDFQEAKRRVRVAAVEVDQKFEAHRQSILKANGPMLGELNNEQLNLIEKVYYAHLLDEDDETRATGFYDPDDVLPEAPVLSFEENAESTGSQDELIRHNHARGKVLPFFMNEALEVLTWEGVELRVKPSSPSITIAAKVLQKATIRANQAIAKRNEGDIVETP, encoded by the coding sequence ATGGCTAGGCACCCCCGTTTGTATCGACGTGGTGCAACTTATTATCACCGTGCCGCAGTGCCTGTTGATATCCAAGATACCTATCCCAAGACCGAAGAAACTTTCTCATTGAGGACTTCTGATTTTCAGGAAGCTAAGCGGCGTGTTCGTGTTGCAGCCGTCGAAGTTGATCAGAAATTCGAAGCCCATCGGCAGTCCATTCTGAAGGCCAATGGTCCAATGTTGGGCGAGTTGAACAATGAACAACTCAATCTGATTGAAAAAGTTTACTACGCCCATCTCCTTGATGAAGACGACGAGACCAGAGCAACTGGTTTTTATGATCCAGATGACGTGTTGCCTGAAGCACCTGTGCTTTCCTTTGAAGAAAATGCAGAGAGCACTGGCTCGCAGGACGAACTTATCCGACATAACCATGCTCGCGGTAAGGTGCTGCCATTTTTCATGAATGAGGCTTTGGAGGTCCTGACTTGGGAAGGTGTTGAGCTACGAGTTAAGCCAAGCTCCCCGTCTATCACAATCGCCGCTAAGGTGCTGCAGAAGGCAACCATAAGAGCAAATCAGGCCATTGCTAAACGAAACGAGGGGGACATTGTAGAAACCCCGTGA
- a CDS encoding phage tail assembly chaperone, protein MPLLGWRPCDFWKASLIEFYEAIEGWHAINRKPESGDAITSSDRDELKQLMDLHRAK, encoded by the coding sequence TTGCCACTACTGGGGTGGCGGCCCTGTGACTTCTGGAAGGCCAGTCTCATAGAGTTCTATGAAGCCATAGAAGGCTGGCATGCGATTAATCGCAAACCTGAAAGTGGCGACGCTATCACCTCCTCAGATCGCGATGAGCTGAAACAATTGATGGACCTGCATCGTGCCAAATGA
- a CDS encoding head maturation protease, ClpP-related: MSIRNLPNVPLSSRQGLQSKIMDGALQRWNADLMASSQSGEENTISILDPIGENWFFEGVTAKRITAELRSIGDEDVVVNINSPGGDFFEGLAIYNLLREHKAKVTVKVLGLAASAASIIAMAGDEVQIGRAAFFMIHNTGVMAGGDRHVFREVADWLEPFDQAAVSIYHARTGIAETDLHSQLDKETWINGDKAIEQGFADSLLASDELASAPEQQMGQPSPKAAQKELDIILAQAGLSKSKRRSLCAALKGSTSRAAPSGMSGAAVHEGVKNLLDKINSI; the protein is encoded by the coding sequence ATGAGCATTCGTAATTTGCCAAACGTACCCCTGTCGAGCCGGCAAGGTCTTCAAAGCAAGATCATGGACGGCGCATTACAGCGCTGGAATGCTGACTTGATGGCGTCAAGCCAATCTGGCGAAGAAAACACCATCTCAATCCTAGATCCAATTGGCGAGAACTGGTTTTTTGAAGGGGTTACAGCAAAGCGGATTACGGCAGAACTTCGATCAATCGGGGATGAGGATGTTGTGGTCAACATCAACTCTCCGGGTGGGGATTTTTTTGAGGGGCTGGCGATCTATAACCTGCTGCGCGAGCACAAGGCCAAGGTAACGGTCAAGGTTTTAGGGCTGGCAGCATCAGCTGCATCCATCATTGCCATGGCTGGTGATGAGGTCCAGATCGGGCGGGCCGCATTCTTCATGATCCATAACACAGGGGTAATGGCTGGAGGTGACCGTCACGTTTTTCGAGAAGTTGCTGATTGGCTGGAACCTTTCGATCAGGCAGCCGTGAGTATCTATCACGCCAGAACCGGGATTGCAGAAACGGACCTGCATTCCCAGCTCGACAAAGAAACATGGATCAATGGGGACAAGGCCATTGAGCAAGGGTTTGCTGACAGCCTTCTGGCATCGGATGAGTTGGCAAGTGCACCTGAACAGCAGATGGGGCAACCGTCTCCCAAAGCAGCTCAAAAGGAGCTTGATATTATTTTGGCTCAAGCAGGACTATCCAAATCAAAACGTCGCTCATTGTGTGCGGCTTTGAAAGGGAGCACGTCCCGCGCTGCTCCATCCGGCATGTCTGGCGCTGCCGTGCACGAGGGAGTGAAAAACCTCCTCGACAAGATTAATTCCATCTAA
- a CDS encoding phage head closure protein, producing MRAGNLRDRITFQRQVCVPDGAGGSSCTWEVLFKTIGELQMFKGKEVVSAGRIAASATGILSLRYSRAAAGLNEADMAVIEGETFNIRSIHDPERRKRRLEFLLERGVAV from the coding sequence ATGCGAGCGGGAAATCTAAGAGACAGGATCACGTTTCAGCGCCAAGTCTGTGTCCCTGATGGGGCCGGAGGAAGCAGTTGCACTTGGGAGGTTCTCTTCAAGACCATAGGTGAGCTGCAAATGTTCAAAGGCAAAGAGGTTGTGTCTGCGGGACGGATTGCGGCATCTGCAACTGGCATTCTTTCCCTCCGATACTCGCGCGCTGCTGCTGGTCTTAACGAGGCTGATATGGCTGTGATTGAGGGTGAGACGTTCAACATCCGTTCAATCCATGACCCGGAACGGCGCAAGCGCCGCCTTGAATTTCTGCTTGAACGAGGGGTGGCTGTGTGA